The following proteins come from a genomic window of Sulfitobacter indolifex:
- a CDS encoding class I SAM-dependent methyltransferase, which produces MTDDMTAFFTLHRDLPREGPGEPADVNWAVEQVDLPARAEIADVACGPGSDIGALRAAIPQGHVTALDKTAHFVDTARGRFVADGNVTLLRADMAAIANEYDLIWCAGAVYFLGVTEALTSWRKSLRKGGVVAFSEPCWLTDTPTEESRAQWADYPAMSDANGIAERVRAAGYEVVATRVLSDEAWENYYTPLETRIEKLRPGAEGDLAQVLDATEAEIACWRAHREEFGYLLTVARPV; this is translated from the coding sequence ATGACAGACGATATGACCGCCTTTTTCACCCTGCACCGCGACCTCCCGCGCGAAGGGCCGGGAGAGCCTGCCGACGTCAACTGGGCCGTGGAGCAGGTCGACCTGCCGGCGCGTGCCGAGATCGCCGATGTTGCCTGTGGCCCCGGCAGTGATATCGGCGCACTCCGCGCGGCGATTCCGCAGGGGCATGTTACAGCACTCGATAAAACCGCTCATTTCGTCGATACCGCCCGCGGGCGTTTTGTGGCGGATGGCAATGTCACCCTGCTGCGTGCCGATATGGCCGCCATCGCCAATGAATATGATCTGATCTGGTGCGCCGGCGCGGTCTATTTTCTTGGTGTGACCGAGGCGCTGACCAGCTGGCGGAAATCGCTCCGTAAGGGGGGCGTTGTGGCCTTTTCTGAGCCTTGTTGGTTGACCGATACACCGACGGAAGAGTCCCGCGCGCAATGGGCGGACTATCCTGCGATGAGCGATGCGAACGGCATTGCCGAACGGGTCCGCGCAGCGGGCTATGAGGTTGTTGCAACCCGTGTGCTGTCGGATGAGGCTTGGGAAAATTACTACACCCCGCTGGAGACCCGCATCGAAAAGCTACGGCCCGGCGCCGAGGGCGACTTGGCCCAAGTGCTCGATGCGACGGAAGCGGAAATCGCCTGTTGGCGCGCGCACCGCGAAGAATTCGGCTACCTGCTGACCGTGGCCCGCCCCGTATGA
- the cimA gene encoding citramalate synthase: protein MTRERLTLYDTTLRDGQQTQGVQFSTDEKRQIAEALDTLGVDYIEGGWPGANPTDSAFFEAAPQTTARLTAFGMTKRAGMSAENDDVLAAVLNAGTQSVCIVGKTHDFHVKTALGITLEENIDNIAKSIAHLVAQGREALFDAEHFFDGYKANRDYALEAIRAAYDAGARWIVLCDTNGGTLPAEISRITRDVIAAGVPSDRLGIHTHDDTENAVACTLAAIDAGARQIQGTLNGLGERCGNANLTTLIPILLLKEPYASQFEIGVTRAALKGLTRTSRMLDEILNRVPMKQAGFVGSSAFAHKAGLHASAIAKDPSTYEHIDPALVGNSRIIPMSNQAGQSNLRKRLSDAGLAVAKGDPALGQILEVVKDREAQGYAYDTAQASFELLAREVMGQLPHLFEVERYRVTVERRRNSKGRMVSLSEAVVVVEVDGEKRLSVSESLDADGSDRGPVNALSKALVKDLGKYSSLLDDMRLVDFKVRITQGGTEATTRVIIDSEDGQGRRWSTVGVSANILDASFEALLDAIRWKLIRDRAQ, encoded by the coding sequence GTGACCCGCGAACGCCTCACCCTTTACGACACCACTCTGCGCGATGGGCAACAGACACAAGGCGTGCAGTTCTCCACCGATGAAAAGCGCCAGATTGCCGAGGCGCTCGACACGCTCGGGGTAGACTATATCGAAGGCGGCTGGCCCGGTGCCAACCCCACCGACAGCGCATTTTTCGAGGCCGCTCCGCAGACGACGGCACGCCTCACCGCCTTTGGCATGACCAAACGCGCTGGCATGTCGGCCGAGAATGACGACGTGCTGGCCGCCGTGCTCAACGCCGGGACGCAATCGGTCTGTATCGTCGGCAAGACCCATGATTTTCATGTCAAAACCGCCCTTGGCATCACGCTTGAGGAAAACATCGACAACATCGCCAAATCCATCGCGCATCTGGTCGCCCAAGGGCGCGAGGCGCTGTTTGATGCGGAGCATTTCTTTGACGGCTATAAGGCCAACCGGGATTACGCGCTTGAGGCGATCCGCGCGGCCTATGATGCAGGCGCGCGCTGGATCGTGCTTTGCGACACCAATGGCGGCACACTCCCGGCAGAGATTAGCCGCATCACCCGCGATGTGATCGCCGCGGGCGTCCCCAGCGACCGGCTGGGCATCCACACCCATGACGACACCGAGAACGCCGTGGCCTGCACGCTGGCCGCCATCGACGCGGGCGCGCGGCAAATCCAAGGCACGCTGAACGGGCTGGGGGAGCGTTGCGGCAACGCCAACCTGACCACGCTGATCCCGATCTTGCTGCTGAAAGAACCCTATGCCAGCCAGTTCGAGATTGGCGTTACCCGCGCAGCGCTGAAAGGGCTGACTCGGACCAGCCGAATGCTCGACGAGATCCTCAACCGGGTGCCGATGAAACAGGCAGGGTTCGTGGGCTCCTCGGCCTTTGCGCATAAGGCGGGGCTCCATGCCAGCGCCATCGCCAAAGACCCCAGCACCTATGAACATATCGACCCGGCATTGGTCGGCAATTCCCGCATCATCCCGATGTCGAACCAAGCCGGACAGTCCAATCTGCGCAAACGTCTGAGCGATGCCGGTCTGGCCGTGGCCAAGGGCGACCCGGCGCTTGGGCAGATCCTGGAGGTGGTGAAGGACCGTGAGGCGCAGGGCTATGCCTATGACACCGCGCAGGCAAGTTTCGAGCTGCTCGCGCGGGAGGTGATGGGCCAGTTGCCGCATCTTTTCGAAGTCGAACGCTACCGCGTCACGGTCGAACGTCGCCGCAACTCCAAAGGCCGCATGGTCAGCCTGTCCGAGGCGGTCGTGGTTGTCGAAGTCGATGGCGAAAAGCGTCTGTCGGTGTCGGAATCGCTCGACGCGGATGGCTCTGACCGTGGCCCAGTCAACGCGCTGTCCAAAGCGCTGGTCAAAGACTTGGGCAAATACAGCAGTCTGCTGGATGACATGCGTCTGGTTGACTTCAAAGTGCGCATCACCCAAGGCGGCACCGAAGCCACCACCCGCGTCATCATCGACAGCGAAGACGGGCAGGGGCGGCGCTGGTCCACGGTGGGCGTCAGCGCCAACATACTCGACGCCTCCTTCGAGGCACTGCTAGATGCGATACGATGGAAATTGATCCGGGACCGCGCCCAATGA